The Corynebacterium poyangense genome includes a window with the following:
- the rpmI gene encoding 50S ribosomal protein L35 has translation MKQKTHKGTAKRVKMTGSGKLRREQANRRHLLEGKPSTRTRRLKGTKDVAQADTKRVKRLLGKA, from the coding sequence ATGAAGCAGAAGACCCACAAGGGCACCGCAAAGCGCGTTAAGATGACCGGCTCTGGCAAGCTTCGCCGGGAGCAGGCTAATCGCCGCCACCTCCTTGAGGGTAAACCCTCCACCCGTACCCGTCGTCTGAAGGGCACCAAGGATGTTGCCCAGGCTGACACCAAGCGCGTCAAGCGTCTGCTCGGCAAAGCCTGA
- the rplT gene encoding 50S ribosomal protein L20 has translation MARVKRSVNAKKKRREILKAARGYRGQRSRLYRKAKEQWLHSKTYAYRDRRARKGEFRKLWIQRINAAARMNGITYNRLIQGLRLAGIEVDRKILAELAVNDFQAFSAICESAKAALPEDVNAPNAA, from the coding sequence GTGGCACGTGTAAAGCGGTCCGTTAACGCTAAGAAGAAGCGTCGTGAAATTCTCAAAGCCGCCCGTGGTTACCGCGGTCAGCGTTCTCGCCTGTACCGCAAGGCCAAGGAGCAGTGGCTGCACTCCAAAACTTACGCCTATCGTGATCGTCGCGCCCGTAAAGGGGAGTTCCGCAAATTGTGGATTCAGCGGATCAACGCTGCTGCCCGGATGAACGGAATTACTTACAACCGTTTAATCCAGGGGCTACGGCTTGCTGGCATTGAGGTGGATCGCAAGATCCTGGCTGAGTTGGCTGTCAATGACTTCCAAGCCTTCTCTGCTATTTGCGAGTCCGCTAAAGCCGCATTGCCGGAGGACGTGAATGCTCCCAATGCTGCCTAA
- a CDS encoding NINE protein produces the protein MDSFDKDGLPIKPRKGNWENTQEQIFAKHPGADVGAFNVQDVGAQSYRPSITQPSAPEPVSQPVDSGLQAHRPPKNKALAACLALFLGTTGAHNFYLGNYRRGVAQLTFLGLSSFLAGVPGFLLVVWAIIEFVLILADVGAYNTRGHQ, from the coding sequence ATGGATTCCTTTGATAAGGATGGTTTGCCCATCAAGCCCAGGAAAGGGAACTGGGAAAACACCCAAGAGCAAATATTTGCTAAGCATCCGGGTGCTGATGTGGGGGCTTTTAATGTTCAGGATGTTGGGGCACAGTCTTATCGGCCTAGCATCACACAGCCCAGTGCCCCTGAACCAGTTTCTCAACCTGTAGATTCCGGGCTTCAGGCCCACCGCCCGCCCAAAAACAAAGCATTAGCTGCCTGTTTGGCACTGTTCCTGGGTACCACCGGGGCACATAATTTCTACCTGGGTAATTATCGCCGCGGAGTGGCTCAACTGACTTTCCTCGGGCTTTCATCATTCCTAGCTGGGGTCCCCGGTTTCCTGCTCGTAGTCTGGGCAATCATCGAATTCGTCTTAATTCTCGCCGATGTCGGCGCCTATAACACCCGAGGTCACCAGTGA
- a CDS encoding TrmH family RNA methyltransferase, translating to MITELDFSAPFSDKTPRVVHAAKLKRSSGRKKAQRFLVEGENSVEAALATGAATDIFLSESAAQRFQELLHLAQYSNVYCHPISAKAVQLLSDTKSSTGIFAVCTPVLWRFRQCLDGSPRLISIPVETREPGNAGTLIRVSDAMGADAVVFAGDTCDPLSSKVARSSAGSLFHIPVSRHRDIDETISYIQGKGIQVLATAADGDISLDNAGEILSQPTAWLFGNEAHGLSPQIQELADHRVRIPIRGRAESLNLATAAAICLYESARAQQEEFPTQR from the coding sequence GTGATCACCGAACTTGATTTTTCGGCACCTTTTAGCGATAAAACTCCTCGAGTAGTCCATGCCGCTAAACTGAAGCGTTCTTCCGGTCGAAAAAAGGCCCAGCGATTTTTAGTCGAAGGGGAAAATAGCGTCGAGGCGGCTTTAGCAACCGGCGCAGCTACTGATATTTTCCTCAGCGAGAGCGCTGCTCAACGATTTCAAGAATTGCTTCACTTAGCTCAGTACAGCAACGTTTATTGCCATCCAATTTCTGCCAAAGCTGTCCAGTTGCTATCAGACACAAAAAGTTCGACGGGTATCTTCGCGGTCTGTACCCCGGTGCTCTGGCGTTTTCGGCAGTGCCTAGACGGATCTCCTCGGCTTATCAGCATTCCGGTGGAAACCCGTGAACCAGGAAACGCAGGTACTCTTATCCGCGTATCCGACGCCATGGGAGCAGACGCCGTGGTTTTTGCTGGAGACACATGTGACCCGTTGTCGTCAAAAGTCGCTCGATCATCAGCCGGTTCTCTATTTCACATTCCGGTATCTCGGCATCGAGACATTGACGAAACGATTAGCTATATCCAAGGCAAGGGGATTCAGGTGTTAGCTACTGCTGCTGATGGTGATATTTCCCTGGATAATGCAGGCGAGATTCTCTCGCAGCCAACTGCCTGGCTGTTCGGTAATGAAGCACATGGCCTCAGCCCGCAGATTCAGGAATTAGCAGATCATCGGGTGAGAATTCCCATTCGTGGCCGGGCAGAATCACTCAATTTGGCTACCGCTGCCGCTATATGTCTGTACGAGTCGGCCCGGGCCCAGCAGGAAGAGTTTCCCACCCAGAGATAA
- the pheS gene encoding phenylalanine--tRNA ligase subunit alpha yields the protein MTENSLTEPALNEAANAAIEAFSAAQNLDELAERRREHLGDSAVIPQARRFLGQLPKDKRKDAGRLVNMARGRVEKHFAQIKAELEEKRNLEVLRSERVDVTIPTVVSQLGALHPITTLGEQIADIFIGMGWEIVEGPEVEAEYFNFDALNFLPDHPARTLQDTFHIGEPGSNQVLRTHTSPVQLRAMLDRDLPLYVACPGRVFRTDELDATHTPVFHQIEGLAIDKGLTMAHLKGTLDHLAKTLFGPETTTRMRTNYFPFTEPSAEVDVWFPNKKGGAGWIEWGGCGMVNPNVLKAAGINSEEYSGFAFGMGLERTLQFRNGLSDMRDMVEGDVRFTLPFGIHA from the coding sequence ATCACCGAAAATTCTTTGACGGAACCAGCTCTCAATGAGGCAGCAAACGCCGCGATCGAGGCTTTTTCCGCTGCTCAAAATCTGGATGAATTGGCCGAGCGACGCCGCGAACACCTTGGCGATTCTGCAGTTATTCCTCAAGCACGTCGATTTCTTGGGCAACTTCCTAAAGACAAGCGAAAAGACGCCGGACGTCTAGTCAACATGGCTCGTGGCCGAGTGGAGAAACACTTCGCACAGATCAAGGCGGAGCTAGAGGAAAAACGGAATCTTGAGGTTCTTCGCTCTGAACGTGTTGATGTCACTATCCCGACTGTTGTTTCTCAACTAGGAGCACTGCATCCCATCACCACCCTCGGAGAGCAAATTGCCGATATCTTTATTGGGATGGGATGGGAAATTGTTGAAGGCCCCGAGGTTGAGGCTGAATACTTCAATTTCGATGCGTTGAATTTCCTCCCTGATCATCCCGCTCGCACTTTGCAAGATACCTTTCACATTGGTGAACCAGGATCCAATCAGGTTTTGCGTACCCATACCTCACCTGTGCAACTGCGAGCGATGCTGGATCGGGACCTTCCCCTGTATGTGGCCTGTCCGGGACGGGTATTCCGAACTGATGAACTTGATGCCACGCATACCCCGGTTTTCCACCAAATTGAGGGATTAGCCATTGATAAGGGGTTGACCATGGCTCATCTCAAGGGCACCCTTGATCATTTAGCGAAAACACTCTTTGGTCCAGAGACCACCACTCGGATGAGAACAAATTACTTCCCCTTCACCGAGCCTTCTGCAGAGGTGGATGTGTGGTTCCCCAATAAAAAAGGTGGCGCTGGTTGGATTGAGTGGGGAGGCTGCGGCATGGTCAACCCCAATGTGTTAAAGGCTGCTGGGATTAATTCCGAAGAGTATTCCGGATTTGCTTTCGGAATGGGCCTTGAACGCACTCTCCAATTCCGCAACGGGCTCAGCGATATGCGTGACATGGTAGAAGGCGATGTCCGATTTACTCTTCCCTTTGGCATTCACGCATAG
- the pheT gene encoding phenylalanine--tRNA ligase subunit beta — translation MLISQNWITRIVRHANPGWGVSAAELDSGFVRVGFETEGYASIPETTGPLVIGRVENIKELEGFKKPIRHCLVNVGSANGSGDLQSIVCGARNFSEGDLVVVSLPGTVLPGNFEISARKTYGQISAGMICSAMELGLSEKQNPGIITLDPESGEPGDDARDILGLHDTIFDVNITPDRGYALSARGLCREIASAFCLKFTDPAFDPSAAGVTITVPEVSGEAAPVQIDDETKARRFGLRLVRGIDPRAASPWWLQRELMLSGQRPVNVATDITNYVMLLLGQPMHAFDARKIQGGIHVRRARKGEKLRTLDHVERALHPEDVVICDDQGIQSLAGVMGGETSEISESTTDVYLEAAIWDPIAVARTSRRHKLSSESSRRFERGVDPAIVETALDIAASLLIEIAGGTIDSGRTLIGELSAMPAISMRATRPTELAGVEYSQDVVVKRLQEVGCQVEDAASGELEVTPPTWRSDLTMPAELVEEVLRLEGLEAIPSILPTPRGGRGLSAAQRRRRAIGHALAYSGYAEILPTPFMSPDLPDMWGLPDNDPRRATVKVQNPLDVSQSHLATTLLPAMFEAVARNHARGRVNMEIFGLQQVSFHRAEKSPMPSVAQRPDDATLQAVLDSLPKQPLHVATVGVGQRVYGGPLSTAQDYSWADAVESAQIVARAAGMQLEIRQGEELPWHPGRCAELRVNGETVGYAGELHPQILEKMELPARTCAMELNISALTLEEYLPAPVLSAYPSLHQDIALVVDEDIAAESVRQVVVEGAGELLESVELFDIYRSDQLGEGKKSLAFALVFRAPDRTLRDEEVNERRMAAAELARQRLGAEMRS, via the coding sequence ATGCTGATTTCACAGAATTGGATCACTCGAATTGTGCGGCATGCTAATCCGGGTTGGGGAGTCTCAGCTGCTGAGTTAGATTCTGGATTTGTTCGGGTTGGATTTGAGACCGAAGGCTATGCCTCAATTCCGGAAACCACCGGACCCCTGGTTATCGGACGGGTCGAAAACATCAAAGAATTAGAGGGGTTCAAAAAACCCATCCGGCACTGCCTGGTCAACGTTGGGTCCGCCAACGGCAGCGGGGACCTCCAATCCATCGTGTGTGGTGCCCGGAATTTCTCGGAAGGCGACCTTGTTGTAGTTTCTCTTCCCGGGACGGTGCTGCCCGGTAACTTTGAGATTTCTGCTCGAAAAACCTATGGGCAGATCTCTGCCGGCATGATCTGTTCTGCCATGGAGCTAGGTCTAAGTGAAAAGCAAAATCCCGGGATCATCACGTTGGATCCGGAAAGCGGAGAACCTGGCGATGATGCCCGTGACATCCTCGGGCTACACGACACAATTTTTGACGTCAATATCACTCCAGATCGCGGATATGCTCTGTCCGCTCGCGGTTTGTGCCGGGAAATTGCCAGTGCTTTTTGCCTCAAATTCACTGATCCGGCGTTTGACCCCTCCGCTGCAGGCGTCACTATCACCGTCCCGGAGGTATCGGGCGAAGCTGCGCCCGTTCAGATTGATGATGAGACGAAGGCGCGACGTTTCGGGCTGAGACTAGTCCGAGGAATTGATCCTCGTGCCGCATCACCTTGGTGGCTACAGCGTGAATTGATGCTGAGTGGTCAGCGTCCGGTGAATGTTGCTACGGATATTACGAATTATGTGATGCTGCTTCTCGGGCAACCTATGCATGCCTTCGACGCCCGGAAGATTCAGGGTGGTATTCATGTGCGTCGGGCCCGGAAAGGTGAGAAGCTTCGTACCTTAGATCATGTGGAGCGAGCCCTCCATCCAGAAGATGTGGTGATCTGTGATGATCAAGGCATCCAATCCTTGGCTGGTGTCATGGGTGGAGAGACCTCTGAAATCTCTGAGAGCACCACAGATGTCTACCTCGAGGCTGCTATTTGGGATCCTATCGCGGTAGCTCGAACGTCTCGTCGGCATAAATTAAGTTCGGAGTCTTCCCGACGTTTTGAACGCGGGGTAGATCCGGCGATCGTGGAAACCGCCTTGGATATTGCTGCCAGTCTGCTCATAGAGATTGCTGGCGGGACCATTGATTCCGGTCGGACTTTGATCGGCGAATTATCAGCTATGCCGGCTATCTCGATGAGAGCTACTCGCCCCACCGAGTTGGCTGGAGTTGAATATTCACAGGACGTGGTTGTGAAACGACTCCAAGAGGTGGGGTGCCAGGTAGAGGACGCTGCTTCGGGGGAGCTTGAGGTAACTCCGCCGACATGGCGTAGTGATTTGACCATGCCTGCAGAGTTAGTAGAAGAGGTATTACGGCTAGAAGGGCTAGAAGCAATCCCGTCCATTCTTCCGACTCCTCGTGGTGGACGTGGATTAAGTGCGGCTCAGCGACGCCGTCGGGCGATTGGTCACGCCTTGGCTTATTCCGGCTATGCCGAGATTTTACCTACGCCCTTTATGTCTCCCGACCTTCCGGATATGTGGGGGCTTCCGGATAATGATCCGCGCCGAGCTACCGTCAAGGTGCAAAACCCGCTGGATGTCTCCCAAAGCCACTTGGCTACCACCTTATTGCCGGCCATGTTCGAAGCTGTGGCTCGAAACCATGCCCGTGGTCGGGTCAATATGGAGATATTTGGACTTCAACAGGTGTCCTTTCACCGGGCTGAGAAATCTCCCATGCCTTCCGTGGCGCAGCGCCCCGATGATGCCACTCTTCAGGCTGTGCTAGATTCGCTGCCTAAGCAACCTCTGCACGTGGCAACCGTTGGGGTAGGTCAGCGGGTTTATGGCGGTCCGCTTAGTACTGCGCAGGACTATAGCTGGGCCGATGCCGTCGAATCTGCCCAGATTGTGGCACGTGCGGCTGGTATGCAGTTGGAAATTCGCCAGGGTGAAGAATTACCGTGGCATCCTGGGCGCTGTGCAGAACTGCGCGTTAATGGAGAAACTGTGGGGTATGCCGGAGAATTGCATCCCCAGATTTTAGAGAAGATGGAACTTCCGGCTCGGACGTGCGCAATGGAGCTAAATATCAGTGCCTTAACGCTAGAAGAGTATCTTCCCGCTCCGGTGCTTTCGGCTTACCCGAGTTTGCATCAAGATATTGCGCTGGTGGTGGATGAGGATATCGCTGCTGAATCAGTGCGACAGGTCGTGGTAGAAGGGGCCGGTGAGCTGCTCGAAAGCGTCGAACTTTTTGATATTTATCGCTCTGACCAGTTAGGGGAAGGCAAGAAATCGCTGGCTTTCGCCTTAGTATTCCGCGCTCCGGATCGCACTCTTAGGGATGAGGAAGTAAATGAGCGACGTATGGCTGCTGCCGAACTAGCCCGACAGCGTCTTGGCGCAGAGATGCGGTCCTAG
- the argC gene encoding N-acetyl-gamma-glutamyl-phosphate reductase, with protein MSLDVAVVGATGYAGGEILRLLLGHPAYLSGELSIGALMGASSAGQRLGALMSHLPQLADCVIEETDISRLGNFDVVFLALPHGHSARVAEQVGDDTVVLDCAADFRLRDAHTWTKFYGAEHAGSWPYGIPEMPGHREDIRQARRVAVPGCFPTGATLALLPAVQSGLIYPDVVITSITGVSGAGKKAAVAFLGSETMGSLKAYNVAGQHRHTPEIAQNLNEFSQEPVTVSFTPVLAPLVRGILTTATAPIREGISDAQIRESYEKFCAKEPFLHLLDPGQQPQTQDVVGSNMCQLQVQLDEYSRRLVVTSAIDNLTKGTAGAAIQCMNLICGFPETAGLAQAGIAP; from the coding sequence ATGAGTCTTGATGTAGCAGTAGTGGGTGCCACTGGATACGCCGGAGGAGAAATTCTCCGGCTGCTTTTAGGTCATCCCGCGTATCTTTCAGGTGAACTAAGCATTGGGGCACTCATGGGAGCTAGTTCCGCGGGGCAGCGTCTGGGAGCCCTCATGTCACACCTGCCGCAGCTTGCTGATTGCGTCATTGAAGAAACCGATATTTCCCGGTTGGGAAATTTTGACGTGGTGTTTCTTGCTTTACCGCACGGTCATTCGGCGCGGGTGGCTGAGCAAGTCGGTGACGACACTGTAGTTTTGGATTGCGCTGCTGATTTTCGCTTGCGGGACGCACATACCTGGACAAAATTCTATGGGGCCGAGCATGCGGGGAGCTGGCCTTATGGGATCCCCGAGATGCCGGGGCATCGCGAGGACATACGACAAGCGCGGAGAGTAGCTGTACCTGGCTGCTTCCCAACTGGCGCTACTTTAGCTCTCTTACCTGCCGTACAATCGGGGCTTATTTATCCTGACGTGGTGATCACCTCAATCACCGGGGTTTCTGGTGCGGGGAAAAAAGCGGCTGTCGCATTTTTAGGTTCTGAAACAATGGGGTCGCTTAAGGCGTATAACGTTGCCGGCCAACATCGTCACACGCCGGAAATAGCTCAAAATCTCAATGAGTTTTCTCAAGAGCCAGTGACGGTGTCTTTTACTCCCGTCTTGGCACCACTAGTACGCGGTATTCTCACCACCGCAACGGCGCCGATCCGAGAGGGAATTAGTGATGCCCAAATTCGGGAGAGCTATGAGAAGTTTTGCGCGAAGGAACCGTTCCTGCACCTATTAGATCCTGGGCAGCAACCTCAAACCCAAGATGTTGTGGGAAGCAATATGTGTCAGCTCCAGGTGCAGCTAGACGAGTATTCGCGACGTCTGGTCGTCACCTCAGCTATCGATAATCTCACTAAAGGTACCGCCGGGGCAGCTATTCAATGCATGAATCTTATTTGCGGTTTCCCGGAAACAGCTGGACTAGCTCAAGCCGGTATAGCACCTTAA
- the argJ gene encoding bifunctional glutamate N-acetyltransferase/amino-acid acetyltransferase ArgJ gives MSTHPGITTPAGFRAAAIAAGIKPSGKSDMALVVNDGPKFIAAGVFTQNQVFASPVKITRQHIQDHCLKAVLYNSGNANACNGKQGDDDALSLITQTANNLGIEPADVGACSTGLIGDLLPMNVMRPGVDALSSNLGGNGHLAAEAIMTTDTVAKEFFSAQGEWSLGGMGKGVGMMAPSLATMLVCLTTDADVTAEMAQKALGKACSTTFNTLDVDGSTSTNDTVLLLASGASGYTPSQEEFDAVVYEACWDLMKQMQADAEGVSKRVSITVRGAEDNDSALTAARCIGRDNLCKCAFFGSDPNWGRVLVAVGMAPVVMDPEHINVYFNGEPVCLDSTGTPHAREVDLSGPDISVEVDLATGGPGTATVYTTDLSHAYVDINSAYSS, from the coding sequence ATGAGTACTCACCCAGGCATCACCACCCCCGCTGGTTTTCGGGCGGCCGCTATTGCGGCTGGCATTAAACCGTCAGGGAAATCAGATATGGCGCTCGTAGTAAACGATGGGCCTAAGTTTATTGCGGCTGGGGTTTTTACCCAGAACCAAGTCTTTGCCTCCCCGGTTAAAATCACTCGGCAGCATATACAAGACCATTGCCTTAAGGCCGTGCTTTATAACTCCGGTAATGCTAACGCCTGCAATGGCAAACAGGGGGACGATGATGCCTTATCGTTGATTACTCAAACTGCCAACAATCTAGGAATAGAGCCAGCTGACGTGGGAGCGTGCTCTACGGGACTCATCGGAGATCTTTTGCCGATGAATGTGATGCGGCCAGGAGTTGACGCTTTGTCTTCCAACCTCGGAGGCAATGGGCATCTCGCAGCCGAAGCCATTATGACCACCGACACGGTTGCGAAAGAGTTCTTTTCTGCTCAGGGGGAGTGGTCCTTGGGCGGGATGGGAAAGGGAGTTGGCATGATGGCGCCCTCCTTGGCGACGATGCTGGTCTGTCTAACGACCGATGCTGATGTCACCGCCGAGATGGCTCAAAAGGCCTTGGGTAAAGCGTGTTCCACAACTTTTAATACGCTAGATGTGGACGGCTCTACCTCCACTAATGACACGGTTCTGCTTTTAGCTTCCGGTGCGAGCGGGTACACCCCCAGTCAAGAAGAATTCGACGCCGTGGTCTACGAGGCGTGTTGGGATCTTATGAAACAAATGCAGGCCGATGCTGAAGGGGTAAGCAAACGAGTATCAATCACAGTCCGTGGTGCTGAAGATAATGATTCTGCCCTTACTGCTGCTCGTTGTATTGGTCGGGACAACTTGTGCAAGTGCGCGTTCTTTGGTTCAGACCCCAACTGGGGACGGGTACTCGTCGCTGTCGGGATGGCTCCGGTGGTAATGGATCCAGAGCACATCAATGTCTATTTCAATGGTGAACCGGTATGCCTAGACTCCACAGGAACTCCTCATGCTCGAGAGGTAGATCTTAGCGGGCCAGATATTAGCGTGGAAGTTGACTTAGCCACTGGCGGCCCGGGTACAGCAACGGTGTACACCACAGACTTATCTCATGCCTATGTGGATATTAATTCTGCCTACTCCTCCTAA
- the argB gene encoding acetylglutamate kinase: MCEDVRSLSSGARATVLAEALPWLKHFRDKIVVVKYGGNAMVDDQLKAAFAADMVFLRTVGAKPVVVHGGGPQITTMLKRLGLEGEFRGGFRVTTPEVMEVVRMVLFGQVGRDLVGLINSHGPYAVGCSGEDAGLFTAEKRFVNVDGQPTDIGLVGTITDVNPSAVMDIIEAGRIPVVSGIAPGVNGEVYNINADSAAGALASALQAERLLILTNVKGLYSHWPDQDSLLSKIQVGELAELLPELDAGMIPKMESCLKAVESGVAAAHVIDGRIEHSVLLELLTMGGIGTMVLPDVYDLADYPVGKVLRKDESQ, encoded by the coding sequence ATGTGTGAAGACGTTAGATCTTTAAGTTCTGGAGCTCGAGCTACCGTATTGGCTGAAGCATTGCCGTGGCTTAAGCACTTCCGCGACAAAATCGTGGTGGTGAAATACGGTGGCAACGCAATGGTCGATGACCAGCTCAAAGCCGCCTTTGCTGCCGATATGGTCTTTTTGCGTACCGTTGGTGCTAAACCAGTGGTAGTTCATGGCGGCGGTCCACAGATAACCACCATGCTGAAACGCCTTGGCTTAGAAGGTGAGTTTCGCGGCGGCTTCCGAGTCACCACTCCCGAAGTCATGGAAGTTGTCAGAATGGTGCTTTTTGGCCAAGTAGGTCGAGACCTCGTCGGACTTATTAATTCTCACGGGCCCTATGCGGTGGGTTGTTCTGGCGAAGATGCTGGACTCTTCACTGCGGAAAAACGGTTTGTCAATGTTGATGGACAACCCACAGATATTGGGCTAGTCGGCACAATTACTGATGTCAATCCCTCCGCAGTCATGGATATTATTGAGGCAGGGCGCATCCCCGTAGTATCGGGGATTGCTCCGGGAGTAAACGGGGAAGTCTATAACATCAACGCCGATAGTGCGGCTGGGGCTTTAGCGAGTGCTTTGCAGGCTGAACGTCTACTCATTCTGACCAACGTGAAAGGTCTTTATTCTCACTGGCCTGACCAAGATTCTTTACTCTCGAAAATTCAGGTAGGGGAGCTTGCCGAACTATTGCCTGAACTAGATGCGGGAATGATCCCGAAGATGGAATCCTGTTTAAAGGCTGTGGAATCTGGAGTAGCGGCAGCGCATGTCATTGATGGTCGGATTGAGCACTCTGTTCTTCTGGAGCTACTCACCATGGGAGGCATTGGAACCATGGTGCTGCCGGATGTTTATGACCTCGCAGATTATCCCGTAGGCAAGGTACTAAGAAAGGATGAAAGCCAATGA
- a CDS encoding acetylornithine transaminase: MSSILERWSEDLMNTYGTPPVALVSGSGSTVRDDAGKEYLDLLAGIAVNSLGHAHPAVIAAVSHQVATLAHVSNLFASGPVVSVAEELKKRFRSSAETRVFFCNSGAEANEAAFKLARLTSRPRVLSAIHGFHGRTMGSLTLTGQPDKRAAFEPLVPGVEYFTFNDAESLRNLVTKDPDNTAAIILEPIQGETGVIPATKDFLHEARQLCNDHGILLIFDEVQTGVGRTGAFFAHDIYGITPDVVTMAKGLGAGLPIGACLATGRAAQLMRPGSHGTTFGGNPVACAAAIAVLETIDDDFLASVRARGRQFRDLLAGCAEVKDVRGEGLMLGVVLHHPIAKDVVRCGLEHGVILNAPAEDIIRLTPPLVITEEEVAEAGRRISATLKAVSEERNK, translated from the coding sequence ATGAGCTCAATCTTGGAGCGCTGGTCAGAAGACCTGATGAACACCTATGGCACTCCGCCTGTAGCTTTGGTATCTGGTTCAGGATCAACTGTTCGCGATGATGCAGGTAAGGAATACCTTGATTTGCTGGCCGGCATTGCCGTAAATTCCTTAGGACATGCTCACCCTGCTGTGATAGCTGCGGTCTCTCACCAAGTTGCCACCTTGGCTCATGTTTCCAATCTTTTTGCCTCCGGCCCTGTGGTTTCCGTTGCCGAAGAACTAAAAAAGCGTTTTCGCAGTTCAGCCGAGACGCGAGTCTTTTTTTGCAATTCAGGTGCAGAAGCTAATGAAGCAGCCTTCAAGCTTGCCCGTCTAACTTCACGACCACGGGTGCTCAGTGCTATTCATGGGTTTCATGGCCGAACCATGGGTTCGCTGACGTTAACGGGTCAACCCGATAAACGAGCTGCTTTTGAACCCCTAGTACCAGGCGTGGAATATTTCACCTTCAACGATGCGGAGTCTTTGCGAAATCTAGTAACCAAAGATCCGGACAATACTGCTGCGATTATCCTTGAGCCGATTCAGGGCGAAACCGGGGTGATTCCAGCAACCAAAGATTTTCTCCACGAAGCACGACAACTCTGCAATGATCACGGGATTCTTCTGATCTTTGACGAAGTACAAACCGGAGTAGGTCGCACAGGCGCATTTTTCGCTCACGACATCTACGGAATCACACCAGACGTAGTCACCATGGCCAAAGGCCTAGGAGCAGGGCTTCCAATTGGAGCGTGCCTGGCGACCGGCCGGGCAGCTCAACTAATGCGGCCAGGTTCCCATGGAACTACCTTCGGTGGTAATCCCGTGGCCTGCGCGGCCGCGATAGCCGTACTAGAGACGATTGACGACGATTTTCTAGCGAGCGTCCGCGCCCGAGGCCGTCAATTCCGTGACCTATTAGCTGGCTGTGCGGAGGTCAAAGACGTCCGGGGAGAAGGACTCATGCTTGGCGTGGTGTTGCACCACCCCATTGCCAAAGATGTTGTGCGCTGCGGTCTGGAACATGGCGTCATCCTCAATGCTCCCGCCGAGGATATTATCCGGCTTACCCCACCGTTGGTGATCACTGAAGAAGAAGTTGCCGAGGCAGGACGACGAATCTCCGCGACGCTGAAGGCTGTGTCCGAGGAAAGGAACAAATAA